Proteins found in one Triticum urartu cultivar G1812 chromosome 4, Tu2.1, whole genome shotgun sequence genomic segment:
- the LOC125551056 gene encoding putative HVA22-like protein g — MLGEFLSRVLLLLFGYAMPAFECFKTVEARPNDAHMLRFWCQYWIIVAMVIAVESFISWMPMYGEIKLAFFVYLWYPKTKGSDIVYDTFLRPMVMQYEPNIEQRLLHLRARSGQLLTFYIQNFADKGTAFFMDVLRSVVSDEPAASVSERNKKSSGWGPFATKRRPPSPPRQESIFGGPADLDAAAVAQVIRASMAGAKPARRQYSGKY, encoded by the exons ATGCTGGGGGAGTTCCTCTCCAGGGTCCTCCT GCTGCTGTTCGGGTACGCGATGCCGGCGTTCGAGTGCTTCAAGACGGTGGAGGCGCGCCCCAACGACGCGCACATGCTCCGCTTCTGGTGCCAATACTG GATCATAGTGGCCATGGTGATAGCCGTCGAGAGCTTCATCTCATG GATGCCGATGTACGGAGAAATCAAGCTGGCTTTCTTTGTGTACCTGTGGTACCCCAAGACAAAG GGCAGCGACATCGTGTACGACACCTTCCTCCGGCCCATGGTGATGCAGTACGAGCCGAACATCGAGCAGAGGCTGCTGCATCTGAGAGCCAGATCGGGGCAGCTGCTCACCTTCTACATTCAGAACTTCGCTGACAAAGGGACGGCCTTCTTCATGGATGTCCTGCGATCCGTCGTTTCTGACGAACCTGCAGCATCAGTTTCAGAG AGGAACAAGAAGTCGTCCGGGTGGGGCCCCTTCGCCACCAAACGCCGGCCGCCGTCGCCTCCGCGACAAGAGTCCATCTTCGGCGGCCCCGCCGACCTTGACGCCGCCGCCGTGGCCCAGGTTATCCGCGCTTCCATGGCCGGCGCCAAGCCGGCCCGGCGACAGTACAGTGGGAAGTACTAA
- the LOC125551057 gene encoding uncharacterized protein LOC125551057: protein MVTAVAAVLEPPSRSPLRRRHRLANGAGATTGDFELRHWRPAKKSSSSGMKGRWVPPEIEIPSGEEGGYTSLRDIISSPEYAAAKQAHSPADGAGGGGDVHMIRHPLVKHAAYAYLQLTPSAREDPGRLRRRRRGPLCRLVLGCLGFVGAFFTR from the coding sequence ATGGTAACGGCGGTGGCAGCCGTGCTGGAGCCTCCGTCACGGTCGCCGCTGCGGCGGCGGCACCGGCTAGCGAACGGGGCGGGTGCTACCACCGGCGACTTCGAGCTCCGGCACTGGCGCCCGGCCAAGAAGAGTAGCTCGTCCGGGATGAAGGGGCGGTGGGTGCCGCCGGAGATCGAGATCCCCAGCGGCGAGGAGGGGGGATACACCAGCCTCCGCGACATCATCTCGTCGCCCGAGTACGCCGCGGCCAAGCAGGCTCACTCCCCCGCGGAcggggccggaggcggcggggaCGTGCACATGATACGCCACCCGCTCGTGAAGCACGCGGCGTACGCGTACCTGCAGCTCACGCCATCCGCGCGGGAGGACCCCGGCAGGTTGCGCCGGCGGAGGCGCGGCCCCCTCTGCCGCCTTGTCCTCGGCTGTCTCGGCTTTGTCGGGGCGTTCTTCACGCGGTGA